In Candidatus Bathyarchaeota archaeon, a single window of DNA contains:
- a CDS encoding cysteine desulfurase, with protein MFNVEEIRKDFPILNSGLIYFDNAASSLTPEPVIQKMLEFYRWYRANVERSVHKLSQKASKAYEEARVKIAKFINANAENEIIITKNTTEGINLVANGINWRKGDKIVTTLIEHHSNFIVWLRLKQRFGVKIEIIKPDKEGKFNIKDFENAVDEKTKLLAITHTSNVLGSITPVKELAKIAHNVKAQILIDGAQSTPHMPINVKEINCDYFAFSGHKMLGPTGIGVLYIEEEHLKEVEPLAIGGGTISEVSSNFYALNESPMRFEAGTPPIAEAIGLGAAIDYLMKIGLGDVEAYEKKLIEKIDSELRKIDKVEVYGPKEPNKKIGITSFNIKGLNPHDVALTLDASANIMVRSGYHCAMPLTKELLGLSEGSVRASLYLYNTIEEIEKFISIINEISKTLA; from the coding sequence TTGTTTAACGTTGAAGAGATTAGAAAAGATTTTCCAATTCTTAACTCAGGTTTAATATATTTTGATAATGCTGCAAGCAGTTTAACTCCTGAACCAGTAATTCAAAAAATGCTTGAGTTTTACAGATGGTATAGAGCTAATGTTGAAAGAAGTGTCCACAAACTTTCTCAAAAAGCAAGTAAAGCATATGAAGAGGCTCGAGTTAAAATTGCTAAATTCATAAATGCTAATGCTGAAAATGAAATAATAATCACTAAGAACACGACTGAAGGAATAAATCTTGTTGCTAATGGAATAAACTGGCGAAAAGGCGATAAAATAGTGACTACGCTTATAGAGCATCACTCAAACTTCATAGTTTGGTTAAGGCTTAAACAAAGGTTTGGCGTGAAAATTGAAATAATTAAACCAGATAAAGAAGGAAAATTTAACATTAAAGATTTTGAGAACGCTGTAGATGAAAAAACAAAGCTTTTAGCAATTACTCACACCTCAAATGTTTTAGGTTCAATAACACCTGTAAAAGAATTAGCTAAAATAGCTCATAACGTTAAAGCTCAAATATTAATTGATGGAGCCCAATCAACTCCTCATATGCCTATTAACGTTAAGGAGATTAACTGTGATTATTTCGCTTTTTCAGGCCATAAAATGCTTGGCCCAACAGGAATAGGCGTATTATATATTGAGGAGGAGCACCTTAAAGAAGTTGAACCATTAGCTATAGGAGGAGGAACTATAAGCGAAGTTTCATCAAATTTCTATGCTCTTAATGAAAGCCCAATGCGTTTTGAAGCTGGAACACCGCCTATAGCTGAAGCTATAGGGTTAGGAGCAGCAATAGATTACTTAATGAAAATTGGCTTAGGAGATGTTGAAGCATATGAAAAAAAACTAATTGAAAAAATTGATTCAGAATTAAGAAAAATAGATAAAGTTGAAGTTTATGGACCAAAAGAACCTAATAAAAAAATTGGAATAACATCATTTAATATTAAAGGTTTAAATCCTCATGATGTAGCTTTAACTCTTGACGCTTCAGCTAATATAATGGTTAGATCAGGTTATCATTGCGCTATGCCATTAACTAAAGAGTTGCTAGGGTTAAGCGAAGGCTCTGTTAGAGCAAGCCTTTACCTTTATAATACTATAGAAGAAATTGAAAAATTTATTTCAATAATCAATGAAATTAGTAAAACTTTAGCATAA